The region CGTCCACATCGGGCATCTCGCCCTCTTCCGTCTGCTCCACGGCGCAGGCGGCGAGGCCGAGCGCGAATGCAGGGGCGAGAAACGCACCCAGAATCCTTGTCTTCATTATGTCCTCCATCGATTTCAATGTCAGTACAGCGACGTTCCGGGGCAGGGAAGTGCAAGGTGCGGGCCAAACTGAATATGTTCGGACAATGGGCCCCCCGTTCCATGTACATCCGCGGATCGGCGCAGCACGGATCGTGCACGCCGCCATGGCCACCATCATCGAGCAGATAACACATGCGCATGCCAGAACGTACTGAGATCACACCGCACGGGCGGTATCCGGCGCGCGGGCGGTTCTGCGTGCTCCGCAGTGCCGTCCTGCTGGCTTCAGTGTTGGGCGCCGCCGCGCTAACCGGCTGCGCTGCTGATGCGGGGTCGGACACGGAGGACACTCCGATGCCGGCGGATGCGGTGGACAGTGCGCAGCCTGCACCGGTGAGTGCACCGGCCATTGCTCCAGAGGATGAGCGTGTGCCCGAGCCGAGTGGCGTGATGGGCGCGGCATGGACAGCGGCAGAGACGAATGTCGAGCGGCCGATTGCGGGCGCAGCGGTGTTGCGCGACGTGCGTACGGCAGAACACACGGACTTCGACCGCATCGTTCTGGATTTCGGCGCTGACAGTGTACCGGGGTATCGCGTCAGCTATGTCGACCGGCCGGTGCGCCAGTGCGGCTCGGGTGACGTGGTGCCGCTTGCGGGTGACGGGTGGCTGTCGATAACCGTTCAGCCTGCGAACGCACACACGGAAGCGGGCGAGCCGACGGTGCGCGAGCGGGAGCGAACGCCGCGGCTGCCGGCCGTTCTGGAGCTGAAGCTGATCTGCGACTTCGAGGCGGTTGTCGAGGTCGTTGCGGGAGTATCATCGCCCGGACGCTATCGTGTGTTCGAGCTGATGGAGCCCGGACGTCTCGTAATCGACATCACGCACGACGGCACGCAGCGGTGATCTCGAGTGCGCCGTTGTATTCGCAAGGCGAGGTTCACCGGCGGAAGGCGGCATGCGCCCGGTGCAGGCGCTTCCTGCTGCGCACATGAATCCTGAACGGAGGTGTTCGTGAGTCAGTCGAAGACTGCACCCAAGGCGGAGCAGATCACGACGAACCAGTTCGATGCAGCCGCCAACCTGCTTGGACTGCCGGCGTCGATGCGCAAGCGACTGTGCACGCCGTTCCGCGAGGTCACAGTGCAGGTGCCGGTGCTGATGGACAACGGCGATGTTCAGATCTATCTGGGTCATCGCGTGCAGCACAACGGTGCACGCGGTCCGACGAAGGGCGGCGTCCGATACCATCCGACAGTCGACCTGCACGAGGTCCGGGGGCTCGCGACACTGATGACGTGGAAGACGGCGCTGCTTGACCTGCCGTTCGGCGGTGCAAAGGGGGGCGTGAGCGTCGATGCGCGCGGTCTGTCGAAGCGGGAACTGGAGCGGCTGACACGCAAGTTCACGGAGCGCATCTCGATCGCGCTCGGACCGTACCGCGACATCCCGGCACCTGACATGGGAACGAACGCGCAGACCATGGCGTGGATGCTGGACGAGTACAGCCAGAAGAAGGGGTACTCGCCCGCCGTCGTGACGGGCAAGCCCGTGAGTCTCGGCGGATCGCTCGGCCGGGAGGAGGCGACGGGGCGCGGCGTGATGATCACCATGCGCGAGGCCGCACGCGACCTGGGCTTCACCTGGGAGGGAGGGACCGTAGCCATCCAGGGGTTCGGCAACGTAGGCAGCCACCTGGCGCAGTCACTCGTGCTGGAGGGGGTCAGAGTCGTTGCGATAACTGACGCGGAGGGCGGCGTACACAATGAGAACGGCCTCGACATTCCCGCGCTGCTCGCGTATGCGCAGCAGCACCGCACTGTGGCCGGGTTCAAGGACGCGGACGCGCTGACGAACGAGCAGCTCTGGAAGGTGCCGTGCGATTACATGGTACCGGCTGCACTCGGCAGCGTCATCACGAAAGAGGACAATGCGTCCGACATCCAGTGCAGGATGGTTGTGGAAGCGGCCAATGCGCCGACCACGCCCATCGCCGACAAGGTCCTGCACGAGCGCGGTATCGTCGTGCTCCCCGATTTTCTCGCGAATGCGGGCGGTGTCGTCGTATCGTACTTCGAGTGGACGCAGAACCTGCAGCAGATGCGGTGGGACATCGAGCAGGTATACGCAGGGCTGGAGAAGAAGCTGGTTACGGCATATCGCGATGTATCGACGCTGGCGCGGGAACGAGGCGTGCCTCTGCGCACCGCGGCCTATGCGATCTCGCTGCAACGCGTAGCCGACGCGGAGGAGCTGCGCGGGAACTGATCACCGGCGGAGGTCGATCGCAATGGACTCCACTGCACAGGCTGCCGGGCTGCTCGTCGCGCACCGCGCGACATTCCGCACGTTTGCAGTGACCGTAGTGCCGGAGATGGCGGCGTTCGATGATGCAGCGTGGGCCGACGTGGAGCGTACTGTCACACACGCGCTTTCACAGAGGCCGGCGGCCATGAGGCGCCAGCTGGCGGTCTTCCTTCGCGTGATCGAGAATCTCCCGCGCCTGCGCTACGGACGCGCCTTCAGTTCACTCCCACCGTCGGAGCGCGCGTCTGTGCTGCACCGGCTCGAGCGTGCCCCGCTGAAGCTCATCCGCCGCGGCATCTGGGGCCTGCGTACGCTCGTGCTCATGGGCTGCTACACGCGCGGTGAAATGATGGATGGGATAGGCTACCGTGCCCATGCCCGCGGCTGGGCCGCGCGAATGGCACCCTCATGATCGAACGCGAATACGACGTCGTCATCATCGGCTCGGGCGCGGGCGGTGGCACGGTCGCGCAGGGTCTGATCCCGCTGGTGCGGCAGGGGCGGCGCGTGCTGGTGCTCGAACAGGGGCCGCGGCTGGACGACGGAGAGTTCACGGGTCGCGAGATCGACATGGCCGAGGCGCTCTACGAGGATGGCGGCGGCTTCCTTACTGCCGACGGAACCATGACGCTGGCGTTCGGCCGCGCGTACGGCGGCTCGACGGTCGTCTACACCGGTACGTCCCTGATCGCGCCGGAGCGTGTGATCCGCCGCTGGGACGTGCCCGGACTCGACGCAGCGGACCTCGAACGCCGATCGCGCGAGTTCATGCAGCAGAACCATGTGCATTACCTGCCGGAAGACCGCCTGAATGACAACAATCGCCTCTTCCGTGACGGCGCGCGCGCTGCGGGTTACGACTGCGAGCAGTTTCCGCTCAACCTGAGCGGCTGTGCGGGCTCGAGCCTGTGCAACCTCGGCTGCCCCAATGCCGCAAAGCAGGGCACTCATCGCGTGCAGCTGCCTGCGGCCGAGCGGGGCGGCGTTGAGGTGGTCACGCGCGCTGAGGCGCTGCGCGTGGAGGAGCGGGCGGTCATCGCACGCGTTCACGAGAAGCCGTCAGGCGGCAAGGGTGAGGAGAGCTCCTGGGCTCCGGGTGACTACCGCATCCGCGCGGGCATGGTCGTGGCCGCGGGAGGTGCGGTGGGGTCGAGCGCGCTGCTGCTCCGATCGGGATTCGCGCGACGGCTGCCGCGGCTGGGCGAAGGCTTCACGTGCCATCCCGCATTCATTCTGGTCGCCGAGCACGCGCATGCGATCACGAATGACGTAGGTCACCCGAAGAGCTTCTTCGTCGATCGTGCCGAGGAGGAAGGCTACGTACTGGAGACCTGCATGTACTTCCCGTTCACGACGGCGAAGAACCTCACCGGATTCGGTGCAGAGCACAGCGCCATGATGCGGGCCTACCCGCGCCTCCAGATGATCCTGGTCCTCGCCTGCGATCGCGCCGTTCCCGGAAACCGCATCACGGTGACGTCAGCCGGGCGACCGGTCGTGCACTATACGTTTACGCACGGTGTGGTCCGGTCCATGGTCGCCGCAACGCGCGCCGCAGCACGCATCTTCTTCGCGGCGGGCGCCGAACGCGTGCATGCACCCGTGGCGCGGCCGCACATCATCGCACGTTCGCAGGGCATGCACATCGATGAGCTCATCAGCGAACGCCACTTCCTGCCCGGCACCACGACGGTCTCGGCGGCGCACCTGATGGGAGGGTGCGGCATGGGGCGCACGACCGCGGACTCCGTTACCGACGGACAGGGGCGCGTGCATGGCGTGCCGTGGCTGCGCGTCGCGGACTCCAGCCTCTTCCCCGACGCACTCGAGATCAATCCCTACCTGACGATCATGTCGCTCGCCGATCGCGTCGCGGATGGCGTCCTCGCCGACGCGGGTGAGCTGGCGTGCGATCCGATGTCACGGGAAGGGGCGCAGGCCTCCCCGTAGACTATTTCTCCCCTGCTCATGCCCCCGCACGTGCGCCGTCACGCGTGACGAACTGCCTGAATTGCTGCCTGAACCAGGTGGCGCAGCTGCGGGTCACAGCTCCCGGGGTCCGCCGCGGGGCTCCTCGGGGTGTCCCGACTCGCGCAGCTCGACGAGTCGCTCCACCCGGCCGTTCAGCCGGCCGAGCAGGATGCGTGCAGCGCGGAGATCGTGATTGGACTCCACGAGCATCACGGCCAGATCGCCAGCGGCCCACAGGAACCCGGCGAAGACGATGAGCCGGGTGGCCTCGATGAGCAGCGTGCCCAGCGCCGCCGTCCCGTCCTGCTGGAGGCCGATGATCATCTCGGCGATCAGCATGAAGATCAGCAGCAGGGCGAGCGCCTTGAACAGCTTCGCGATGTAGCGCAGCCCCTCGTGCGGCTCCAGGTCGTCATCGCGCACCCGTGCGCTGGGCGGACCGACGTCCGCATCGGGTTCCGTGCGACGGTTGTCGTTCTCCTGCCGGGTCTCTGCCATTGGCTCTCCTTACGTGGTGCGCTACCAGCGCGCGCGGTATCCGCGGGTGTCAGTGTGTACGAATCCGGCGTGCGCGCCGGTTGGCGCGTAGAGGCCGAGGCCACCGATCAGGTCGGGGTACTGCGCTTCGACGCGCTCACCCGCCTGAATCATGACGCGGCCATCGTCGGAATCGACGCGGCCATCGCCGTTCAGGTCATCCATCCGGCCATCGCCGTCGTTGTCGACGAACCAGTCCATGGCATCGCCATACATGTGGCGCGACAGCGCGCCGCGCCCGCTGGTGTTGCCGCCGCCGGCGTTGTAGCTCGGCGTGCGGAAGCCGCTGATGACGCCGACGCGGCTGACGGGTGTGCCGCTGCGGTTCAGCTCGTCGATCGTAAGCTCCAGCTTGTCGAGCAGGCGCGGCGAGATGA is a window of Longimicrobiales bacterium DNA encoding:
- a CDS encoding Glu/Leu/Phe/Val dehydrogenase dimerization domain-containing protein; this translates as MSQSKTAPKAEQITTNQFDAAANLLGLPASMRKRLCTPFREVTVQVPVLMDNGDVQIYLGHRVQHNGARGPTKGGVRYHPTVDLHEVRGLATLMTWKTALLDLPFGGAKGGVSVDARGLSKRELERLTRKFTERISIALGPYRDIPAPDMGTNAQTMAWMLDEYSQKKGYSPAVVTGKPVSLGGSLGREEATGRGVMITMREAARDLGFTWEGGTVAIQGFGNVGSHLAQSLVLEGVRVVAITDAEGGVHNENGLDIPALLAYAQQHRTVAGFKDADALTNEQLWKVPCDYMVPAALGSVITKEDNASDIQCRMVVEAANAPTTPIADKVLHERGIVVLPDFLANAGGVVVSYFEWTQNLQQMRWDIEQVYAGLEKKLVTAYRDVSTLARERGVPLRTAAYAISLQRVADAEELRGN
- a CDS encoding GMC family oxidoreductase, translating into MIEREYDVVIIGSGAGGGTVAQGLIPLVRQGRRVLVLEQGPRLDDGEFTGREIDMAEALYEDGGGFLTADGTMTLAFGRAYGGSTVVYTGTSLIAPERVIRRWDVPGLDAADLERRSREFMQQNHVHYLPEDRLNDNNRLFRDGARAAGYDCEQFPLNLSGCAGSSLCNLGCPNAAKQGTHRVQLPAAERGGVEVVTRAEALRVEERAVIARVHEKPSGGKGEESSWAPGDYRIRAGMVVAAGGAVGSSALLLRSGFARRLPRLGEGFTCHPAFILVAEHAHAITNDVGHPKSFFVDRAEEEGYVLETCMYFPFTTAKNLTGFGAEHSAMMRAYPRLQMILVLACDRAVPGNRITVTSAGRPVVHYTFTHGVVRSMVAATRAAARIFFAAGAERVHAPVARPHIIARSQGMHIDELISERHFLPGTTTVSAAHLMGGCGMGRTTADSVTDGQGRVHGVPWLRVADSSLFPDALEINPYLTIMSLADRVADGVLADAGELACDPMSREGAQASP